A section of the Amycolatopsis sp. AA4 genome encodes:
- a CDS encoding GlsB/YeaQ/YmgE family stress response membrane protein, which translates to MAVSGIISAVVIGLILGLLGKLVAPGKQAIPIWLTILVGIVAAFVGTAIARGLGYADTKGIDWLEIITQVVLAAIGVTLAASLWGKRQVKS; encoded by the coding sequence ATGGCGGTTTCCGGCATCATCAGCGCGGTCGTGATCGGCCTGATCCTCGGCCTGCTCGGCAAGCTGGTCGCCCCCGGAAAGCAAGCGATCCCCATCTGGCTGACCATCCTGGTCGGCATCGTCGCCGCGTTCGTCGGCACGGCGATCGCCCGCGGGCTCGGCTACGCCGACACCAAGGGCATCGACTGGCTGGAGATCATCACCCAGGTCGTGCTGGCCGCGATCGGCGTGACGCTCGCCGCCAGCCTGTGGGGCAAGCGCCAGGTCAAGAGCTAG
- the mug gene encoding G/U mismatch-specific DNA glycosylase, with translation MPAKPTKAEQAAAHGRTIPDVLAPDLNVLFCGINPGLYSGALGLHFARPGNRFWPALYASGFTPRLLDPSEQDELLDLGLGITNVVARTTARADELTDDELREGGRILTKKVEKYRPRWLAVVGITAYRVAFGERRAAVGPQERTIGTTRVWLLPNPSGLNAHWTPKTLAEEFGRLRARAVIGHSPEQVNPQ, from the coding sequence ATGCCCGCCAAACCCACCAAGGCCGAACAAGCCGCCGCGCACGGACGCACCATCCCCGACGTCCTGGCCCCCGACCTGAACGTGCTGTTCTGCGGCATCAACCCCGGCCTCTACTCCGGCGCGCTCGGCCTGCACTTCGCCCGCCCCGGCAACCGGTTCTGGCCCGCGCTCTACGCCAGCGGGTTCACCCCGCGCCTGCTGGACCCGAGCGAACAGGACGAACTCCTCGACCTCGGCCTGGGCATCACCAACGTCGTGGCCCGGACCACCGCCCGCGCTGACGAGCTGACCGACGACGAACTTCGCGAAGGCGGCCGGATCCTGACCAAGAAGGTCGAGAAGTACCGCCCGCGCTGGCTGGCAGTGGTCGGAATCACTGCCTACCGCGTCGCGTTCGGCGAGCGCCGTGCCGCCGTCGGGCCGCAAGAACGGACAATCGGGACAACTCGGGTCTGGCTTCTGCCCAATCCGAGCGGTTTGAACGCCCATTGGACCCCGAAAACGCTCGCCGAGGAGTTCGGTCGGCTGCGCGCACGGGCGGTCATCGGACATTCACCCGAGCAGGTAAACCCTCAGTAG
- a CDS encoding response regulator transcription factor, translating into MRGIEPHRTPMSAGQPAGGRSLGVAVVDPIPIFREGIAAMVHRTLGLHWSGQAASHHAAMQLCEQVRPDVVILDSALDPNCHLAKLLNAGDPALVLVTLVRDTNRTQQYLAAAIGAGAHAIVPRAVDSRRLAEAVRRAHHDRRYIDPALSALTARPKREPSPRAAPVDGQLVQPKGAMPLSRREYQVLQLVAEGLENSGIAKLLFLSVETVRTHVKSILRKLSARDRTHAVTIAFRSGILVPQLDDSAGPPAAVQEAVARSTR; encoded by the coding sequence ATGCGTGGCATCGAGCCCCACCGAACGCCCATGTCGGCCGGTCAGCCAGCCGGCGGTCGAAGCCTGGGGGTCGCGGTCGTCGACCCGATCCCGATTTTCCGCGAGGGCATCGCGGCGATGGTGCACCGCACGCTGGGCCTGCACTGGTCCGGTCAGGCGGCGAGCCACCACGCGGCGATGCAGCTGTGCGAGCAGGTCCGCCCGGACGTCGTGATCCTCGACTCCGCGCTCGACCCCAACTGCCATCTCGCGAAGCTGCTCAACGCGGGCGACCCGGCACTCGTGCTGGTCACTCTCGTCCGCGACACCAACCGCACCCAGCAGTACCTCGCCGCGGCCATCGGCGCGGGCGCGCACGCCATCGTCCCGCGCGCGGTCGATTCGCGGCGGCTCGCCGAGGCGGTCCGGCGCGCGCACCACGACCGGCGCTACATCGATCCGGCGCTGTCGGCGCTCACCGCGCGGCCCAAACGCGAGCCGTCGCCAAGAGCCGCTCCGGTCGACGGGCAGCTCGTGCAGCCCAAGGGCGCCATGCCGCTTTCCCGGCGCGAATACCAGGTCCTGCAGCTCGTCGCCGAAGGGCTGGAGAACTCGGGGATCGCGAAACTGCTCTTCCTGTCCGTGGAAACCGTGCGAACCCACGTGAAGAGCATTCTGCGCAAGCTGTCTGCCCGCGATCGGACACACGCGGTGACCATCGCGTTCCGCAGCGGCATTCTCGTTCCGCAGCTCGATGACAGCGCCGGTCCGCCGGCCGCGGTGCAGGAGGCCGTGGCGCGCAGCACGCGGTGA
- a CDS encoding acyl-CoA dehydrogenase has translation MGHYKSNVRDLEFNLFEVLGVQERLGKGVLAESDEETARGVLSELNNLATGPLAESYADADRNPPVYDPKTFSVTIPDSFKKSYKALVDGEWWRLGLTNELGGFGLPPTVQWAAAELILGANAPLFMYLAGPNFAMIVDKNGTEEQKHWAQLMIDRGWGATMVLTEPDAGSDVGAGRTKAVKQEDGSWHIDGVKRFITSAENDMVENIMHLVLARPEGPGIETKPGTKGLSLFLVPKFHFDSKTGELGERNGAFVTNIEHKMGIKVSTTCELTFGQHGTPAKGWLLGEVHDGIAQMFQVIEYARMMVGTKAIATLSTGYLNALEYAKERVQGADLPNMLNKTAPRVTITHHPDVRRSLMLQKAYAEGLRAIYLYTASFQDQLWTGEGDEASLKLAHSVNDLLLPIVKGVGSERATEQLVQSLQTLGGSGFLQDYPIEQYIRDAKIDSLYEGTTAIQSLDFFFRKIVRDKGQALAYVAGEITKFIESEAGNGRLKNERALLKQALEDTQGMLGSLIGYLTSSQEDPQNINKVGQHTVRLLMSVGDLLVGWKLLQGAEVALGKLDNGASAKDKPFYEGKLAVASFFAKTVLPELTSRRAIVEAADNALMDVDEAAF, from the coding sequence ATGGGCCACTACAAGAGCAACGTCCGAGACCTGGAGTTCAACCTCTTCGAGGTGCTCGGCGTGCAGGAACGGCTCGGGAAGGGCGTACTCGCCGAATCGGACGAGGAGACCGCCCGAGGCGTGCTGTCGGAGCTGAACAACCTCGCCACCGGCCCGCTCGCCGAGTCCTACGCCGACGCCGACCGCAACCCGCCGGTGTACGACCCCAAGACCTTCAGCGTGACCATCCCCGATTCGTTCAAGAAGAGCTACAAAGCGCTCGTCGACGGCGAATGGTGGCGGCTCGGCCTCACCAACGAGCTGGGCGGCTTCGGACTGCCCCCGACGGTGCAGTGGGCCGCGGCCGAGCTGATCCTCGGCGCGAACGCCCCGCTGTTCATGTACCTGGCGGGTCCGAACTTCGCCATGATCGTGGACAAGAACGGCACCGAAGAGCAGAAGCACTGGGCTCAGCTGATGATCGACCGCGGCTGGGGAGCCACCATGGTGCTCACCGAGCCGGACGCCGGTTCGGACGTCGGCGCGGGCCGCACCAAGGCGGTCAAGCAGGAGGACGGCTCCTGGCACATCGACGGCGTGAAGCGCTTCATCACCTCGGCCGAGAACGACATGGTCGAGAACATCATGCACCTGGTGCTGGCCCGTCCCGAGGGTCCCGGCATCGAGACCAAGCCGGGCACCAAGGGCCTGTCGCTGTTCCTGGTGCCGAAGTTCCACTTCGACTCCAAGACCGGCGAACTCGGCGAGCGCAACGGCGCCTTCGTCACCAACATCGAGCACAAGATGGGCATCAAGGTGTCCACCACGTGCGAGCTGACCTTCGGCCAGCACGGCACCCCGGCCAAGGGCTGGCTGCTCGGCGAGGTGCACGACGGCATCGCGCAGATGTTCCAGGTCATCGAGTACGCCCGGATGATGGTCGGCACCAAGGCGATCGCCACGCTGTCCACCGGCTACCTGAACGCGCTGGAGTACGCCAAGGAGCGCGTGCAGGGCGCTGACCTGCCGAACATGCTGAACAAGACCGCGCCGCGCGTGACGATCACGCACCACCCGGACGTGCGTCGTTCGCTGATGCTGCAGAAGGCGTACGCCGAGGGCCTGCGCGCGATCTACCTGTACACCGCGTCCTTCCAGGACCAGCTGTGGACCGGCGAGGGCGACGAGGCGTCGCTGAAGCTGGCGCACAGCGTCAACGACCTGCTGCTGCCGATCGTCAAGGGCGTCGGCTCCGAGCGCGCCACCGAGCAGCTCGTGCAGTCGCTGCAGACCCTGGGCGGTTCCGGCTTCCTGCAGGACTACCCGATCGAGCAGTACATCCGCGACGCGAAGATCGACTCGCTGTACGAGGGCACCACTGCGATCCAGTCGCTGGACTTCTTCTTCCGGAAGATCGTCCGCGACAAGGGCCAGGCGCTGGCGTACGTCGCCGGCGAGATCACGAAGTTCATCGAGTCCGAGGCGGGCAACGGCCGGCTCAAGAACGAGCGCGCGCTGCTCAAGCAGGCGCTCGAGGACACCCAGGGCATGCTGGGCTCGCTGATCGGCTACCTGACCTCGTCGCAGGAAGACCCGCAGAACATCAACAAGGTCGGCCAGCACACCGTGCGGCTGCTGATGTCGGTCGGCGACCTGCTGGTCGGCTGGAAGCTGCTGCAGGGCGCCGAGGTCGCGCTGGGCAAGCTCGACAACGGCGCGTCGGCCAAGGACAAGCCGTTCTACGAGGGCAAGCTGGCGGTCGCGTCGTTCTTCGCGAAGACCGTGCTGCCGGAGCTGACCTCGCGCCGCGCCATCGTGGAGGCCGCGGACAACGCGCTGATGGACGTGGACGAAGCCGCGTTCTGA
- a CDS encoding VanW family protein: MREEDRSSAFADDLLSDELLNDPALVSEPDLATEIFAVADAPPPPDTPLRRLRKRVGRSFMIVGCLLGLFVLLYTVDLMTSAGDVPRGVQVAGVDVGGLSYAEAEAKLHTELQPRLTRPVPIHAGDVTATLVPADSGLGLDWPGTLAQAGHQPWSPVTRLLSFFTTREVGVVTRSDQLEVTDAVQQLAGKQLNHPLVEGSIGFTPKEGNGVAAYAVEPRQGQELTDVPAAVQAVVADWLSPRGVTLKMAVTPAKTTSADVHRLLDTVVAPAVAAPVVLHGEGKDATLPPSAIASSFQFQPNGGGGLELRIDQEKLRAAVQPDLASTEADSKDARITLDSGTPAVIPSEDGRKINWANTFQTLTQVLAKPTGRDLQVAYDPKHPTLTTDGANALGVKEVIGEYTTGGLSGPAADNVATLAGRINGVVVKPGESFSLNDYRGGGYASAPVDEDGTGPAVPGGGLSQLSSTLYNAAYLAGLGDGGHAAHDHFVNRYPAGRDAVAVDSSGNAVDLKLGNNDPTGFAIQASASGGSVTVKIWGTKHFRVEGRSGAPSNQVPPPVQFGPGPDGQCHASPGASGFTVNDTRVFYDLASGGEVREESRSTTYSPQPIVMC; this comes from the coding sequence TTGCGTGAAGAAGACCGTTCGTCGGCTTTCGCCGACGACCTGCTGAGCGACGAGCTGCTGAACGACCCCGCCCTGGTCAGCGAACCCGATCTGGCCACGGAGATCTTCGCCGTCGCCGACGCGCCCCCGCCGCCGGACACGCCGTTGCGCCGCTTGCGCAAACGCGTCGGCCGCAGCTTCATGATCGTCGGCTGCCTGCTCGGGCTGTTCGTGCTGCTCTACACCGTCGACCTGATGACCAGCGCCGGCGACGTCCCGCGCGGCGTGCAGGTGGCCGGGGTCGACGTCGGCGGCCTGTCGTACGCCGAGGCGGAAGCCAAGCTGCACACCGAACTCCAGCCGCGGCTGACCCGTCCGGTGCCGATCCACGCCGGGGACGTCACCGCGACGCTGGTCCCCGCGGATTCCGGACTCGGCCTCGACTGGCCGGGCACCCTCGCCCAAGCCGGGCACCAGCCGTGGAGCCCGGTCACGCGTCTGCTGTCGTTCTTCACCACCCGCGAGGTCGGCGTCGTGACACGCAGCGATCAGCTCGAGGTGACCGACGCCGTTCAGCAGCTCGCCGGGAAGCAGCTCAACCATCCGCTGGTCGAGGGCAGCATCGGGTTCACGCCGAAGGAAGGGAACGGGGTCGCCGCGTACGCGGTCGAGCCGCGGCAGGGCCAGGAGTTGACCGATGTACCGGCCGCGGTGCAAGCCGTGGTGGCGGACTGGCTTTCGCCGCGCGGAGTCACGCTGAAGATGGCGGTGACGCCGGCCAAAACCACCTCCGCCGACGTGCACCGGCTGCTGGACACCGTGGTCGCGCCCGCGGTCGCCGCGCCGGTGGTGCTGCACGGCGAGGGCAAGGACGCCACGCTGCCGCCGTCCGCGATCGCGTCCTCGTTCCAGTTCCAGCCCAACGGGGGCGGCGGTCTCGAACTGCGGATCGACCAGGAGAAGCTGCGCGCGGCTGTCCAGCCGGACCTGGCGTCCACCGAGGCGGACAGCAAGGACGCGCGGATCACCCTCGACTCCGGCACCCCAGCCGTCATCCCGTCCGAGGACGGGCGAAAGATCAACTGGGCCAACACTTTCCAGACCCTCACCCAGGTGCTCGCGAAGCCGACCGGCCGCGATCTGCAGGTCGCCTACGACCCGAAACACCCGACCCTGACCACCGACGGCGCGAACGCGCTCGGCGTCAAGGAGGTCATCGGCGAGTACACCACCGGCGGGCTCAGCGGTCCGGCGGCGGACAACGTCGCCACGCTCGCCGGGCGCATCAACGGCGTCGTCGTGAAGCCGGGGGAATCGTTCAGCCTCAACGACTATCGCGGCGGCGGTTACGCGTCCGCGCCGGTCGACGAGGACGGCACCGGTCCGGCGGTGCCCGGCGGCGGACTGTCGCAGCTTTCGTCCACTTTGTACAACGCGGCTTACCTGGCCGGGCTGGGCGACGGCGGCCACGCGGCACACGACCACTTCGTCAACCGCTATCCGGCCGGTCGGGACGCGGTCGCCGTGGACAGTTCCGGCAACGCGGTGGATCTCAAGCTGGGCAACAACGATCCGACCGGATTCGCGATCCAGGCGAGCGCCAGCGGTGGCTCGGTGACGGTGAAGATCTGGGGCACCAAGCACTTCCGCGTCGAAGGCCGCAGCGGTGCGCCGTCGAACCAGGTGCCGCCGCCAGTGCAGTTCGGGCCTGGTCCGGACGGCCAGTGCCACGCGTCGCCGGGCGCGTCCGGGTTCACCGTCAACGACACCCGGGTGTTCTACGACCTGGCCAGCGGCGGCGAGGTCCGGGAGGAAAGCCGCAGCACGACGTATTCGCCGCAGCCGATCGTCATGTGCTGA
- a CDS encoding co-chaperone GroES: MAGVPDTPKLEIQMLHDRVLVRLSQEEGERRSSGGIVIPATAQVARRLMWGDVLGVGNSVRNVKQGDRVLFNPEDQLEVEIQGEGHLVMRERDIHAVATERTEHGTGLYL, from the coding sequence ATGGCTGGCGTGCCGGACACGCCCAAGCTCGAGATCCAGATGCTGCACGACCGCGTTCTCGTGCGGTTGTCGCAGGAGGAAGGCGAGCGCCGCAGCAGCGGCGGCATCGTGATCCCCGCCACCGCGCAAGTCGCGCGCAGGCTGATGTGGGGTGATGTACTGGGTGTCGGCAACAGCGTGCGGAACGTCAAGCAGGGAGACCGGGTTCTGTTCAACCCGGAGGACCAGCTCGAGGTCGAGATCCAGGGCGAAGGCCATCTGGTGATGCGCGAACGCGACATCCACGCGGTGGCCACGGAGCGGACCGAACACGGCACGGGGCTGTACCTGTAG
- a CDS encoding VanZ family protein, giving the protein MTNAQVTALQYGFIGFLAVWATILIPQLVLQFARHGRLRLRSLVTTAAVVFYACMALAVVLLPLPGPHSRRLEQTVQLEPFQWIADIHTELVKHGLPATDWFATQTFQQAAMNVLLFVPLGFFARVLWRRGLVGALAIGFAASLAVEITQLTANFGTAPFVYRIFDVDDLMTNTFGSGLGWLAGALLLALRPVSSTLRVEPARSERIDLAKTR; this is encoded by the coding sequence ATGACGAACGCACAGGTCACCGCCCTGCAGTACGGGTTCATCGGGTTTCTCGCCGTCTGGGCGACGATCCTGATCCCGCAGCTCGTGCTCCAGTTCGCGCGCCACGGCCGCCTGCGGTTGCGCAGCCTGGTGACCACCGCGGCGGTCGTCTTCTACGCGTGCATGGCGCTGGCGGTCGTCCTCCTCCCGCTGCCCGGCCCGCACAGCAGGCGGCTGGAGCAGACGGTGCAGCTGGAGCCGTTCCAGTGGATCGCGGACATCCACACCGAACTGGTGAAACACGGTTTGCCGGCGACGGATTGGTTCGCCACCCAGACGTTCCAGCAGGCCGCGATGAACGTGCTGCTGTTCGTCCCGCTCGGCTTCTTCGCCCGCGTCCTGTGGCGCCGCGGCCTGGTGGGCGCGCTGGCGATCGGCTTCGCGGCCTCACTGGCCGTCGAGATCACCCAGCTCACGGCGAACTTCGGGACCGCGCCGTTCGTCTACCGGATTTTCGACGTCGACGACCTCATGACCAACACCTTCGGCTCCGGTCTGGGCTGGCTGGCCGGCGCGCTGCTGCTCGCTCTCCGGCCGGTCTCTTCAACCCTCCGCGTGGAGCCTGCCCGGAGCGAGCGGATCGACCTCGCCAAGACGCGCTAA
- a CDS encoding bifunctional 2-polyprenyl-6-hydroxyphenol methylase/3-demethylubiquinol 3-O-methyltransferase UbiG yields MSVTPDGCPVDLYLALPSAGEPEVIHGAIPAGAAVLELGCGSGRVTHPLLALGHPVVAVDESAEMLAHVTGAETVCARIDELRLDRQFPVVVLGSHLVNGPDRQALLAAARRHLAPGGQLLVEWHPPAWFDQVADGSGGRLGEVRIAVEGVRRDGDRLSATVVYSLGDQTWKQSFTCENFALEPALEQAGLRFERWVTAERDWFSARPSNAG; encoded by the coding sequence ATGAGCGTGACTCCTGACGGATGCCCGGTCGACCTGTATCTCGCGCTGCCCTCCGCTGGCGAGCCGGAGGTGATTCACGGAGCGATCCCGGCGGGCGCCGCGGTGCTCGAACTCGGCTGCGGATCGGGCCGCGTGACGCATCCGCTGCTCGCACTCGGACATCCGGTGGTCGCGGTCGACGAATCGGCGGAGATGCTCGCGCACGTCACGGGCGCGGAGACCGTCTGCGCGCGGATCGACGAGCTTCGGCTGGACCGGCAGTTCCCGGTCGTCGTGCTCGGCAGCCACCTGGTGAACGGGCCGGACCGGCAGGCGCTGCTGGCGGCGGCGCGGCGGCATCTGGCGCCCGGCGGGCAACTGCTGGTCGAATGGCATCCGCCCGCCTGGTTCGATCAGGTCGCCGACGGCTCGGGCGGCCGGCTGGGCGAAGTGCGCATCGCCGTCGAAGGCGTCCGCCGGGACGGCGACCGGCTCTCCGCCACGGTCGTCTACTCCCTCGGCGACCAGACCTGGAAACAGTCCTTCACCTGCGAAAACTTCGCCCTCGAACCGGCGTTGGAGCAAGCCGGGCTGAGGTTCGAGCGCTGGGTTACCGCTGAGCGGGACTGGTTCTCCGCACGACCTTCGAACGCGGGGTAG
- a CDS encoding GNAT family N-acetyltransferase has product MLTGKLVRLRAIEPEDAESIYRWIHDPEVGRYMTGDYPRSLAQLRKRGEERPVNTYENVVLGIESLAAGKLIGVVDLRDARPEIGRAELDIYLGETDHWDGGYGTEALKLMCRYGFNVMRLHLIALWVVAENERARHVYRKVGFVEDGRHRECHRGPDGKYHDMYLMSLLEPELND; this is encoded by the coding sequence ATGCTCACCGGGAAGCTGGTGCGGCTGCGGGCGATCGAACCGGAGGACGCCGAATCGATCTACCGGTGGATCCACGATCCGGAGGTCGGCCGGTACATGACCGGCGATTACCCGCGTTCACTCGCCCAACTGCGCAAGCGCGGCGAGGAACGTCCGGTGAACACCTATGAAAACGTCGTGCTCGGCATCGAATCGCTCGCGGCGGGCAAGCTGATCGGCGTCGTCGACCTGCGCGACGCCCGCCCAGAGATCGGCCGCGCCGAGCTGGACATCTACCTCGGCGAGACCGATCACTGGGACGGCGGATACGGCACTGAAGCGCTGAAACTCATGTGCCGCTACGGGTTCAACGTGATGCGGCTGCACCTGATCGCGCTCTGGGTGGTCGCCGAGAACGAGCGCGCCCGGCACGTGTACCGCAAGGTCGGGTTCGTGGAGGACGGCAGGCACCGCGAATGCCATCGCGGGCCTGACGGCAAGTACCACGACATGTACCTGATGAGCCTGCTCGAGCCGGAACTGAACGACTGA
- a CDS encoding nitroreductase family deazaflavin-dependent oxidoreductase: MVLPERLARFNRVVTNRVTKPFADKLPGFGVIVHRGRKSGREFRTPLNIFRTADGFVVALTYGPDTDWVRNVLAAGEAEVLTRGRKYRVRDPELVHDESRRPMPPGVRQFLGLVGVTDFLVLKRE, translated from the coding sequence ATGGTGCTGCCCGAACGTCTCGCCCGGTTCAACCGCGTGGTCACCAACCGGGTCACGAAACCCTTCGCCGACAAGCTGCCCGGATTCGGGGTGATCGTGCACCGCGGCCGCAAGTCCGGCCGCGAGTTCCGCACGCCGCTCAACATCTTCCGCACCGCCGACGGATTCGTCGTCGCGCTCACCTACGGGCCGGACACCGACTGGGTGCGCAACGTGCTCGCGGCGGGCGAGGCGGAGGTGCTCACGAGGGGCCGAAAATACCGCGTGCGCGATCCGGAACTCGTGCATGATGAATCGCGGCGGCCGATGCCACCCGGGGTGCGGCAGTTCCTCGGGCTGGTCGGCGTCACGGATTTCCTTGTGCTGAAACGAGAATAA
- a CDS encoding MmcQ/YjbR family DNA-binding protein: protein MVGMTMTWDDVTAWAQEELPETEVATWYRTPALKVAGKGYARLRTEAEGGLVLFVGLDEKAALLASGDPAFFTTPHYDGHGSILVHLDRVDPQQLRELLTESWRAKAPARLST, encoded by the coding sequence ATGGTCGGCATGACGATGACCTGGGACGACGTGACCGCGTGGGCACAGGAGGAGCTGCCGGAAACCGAGGTGGCGACCTGGTACCGGACGCCCGCGCTGAAGGTCGCGGGCAAGGGTTACGCCCGGCTGCGCACCGAGGCCGAAGGCGGGCTGGTGCTGTTCGTCGGGCTCGACGAGAAGGCCGCGCTGCTCGCGTCCGGCGATCCGGCCTTCTTCACCACGCCGCACTACGACGGCCACGGCTCGATCCTCGTGCACCTCGACCGCGTCGATCCGCAGCAACTGCGGGAACTGCTCACCGAGTCCTGGCGGGCGAAAGCCCCGGCCCGGCTCAGCACATGA
- a CDS encoding bifunctional UDP-sugar hydrolase/5'-nucleotidase, whose translation MKLFTRLAATAAAALATVAVTSAPAEAAQTTDVRIIAFNDLHGNLEPPSGSSGRITLPDGSKVDAGGAAYLATHVKQLEAQVRNSMVLSSGDNIGASPVISALFHDEPTMDFLNELGVKASVVGNHEFDEGYQELLRMQFGGCNKTDGCQFRKSYDGARFPLLGSNVYFDNGLPALLPFSIQYSGGVPIGVIGATLKDLPSVVTPEAIKGLKFGDEVEAINRTANILDRLGVKAQVVLLHQGDEALPGAGPNDCKVQPDGAAATIAKNVTPKVDAIFTAHSHQQYNCVVNDPAGQPRPVIQGASFGRLLSVVDLKIDRRTRDVVRSQTKAHNEIVTRDVTPDPAVTKLVDEAKTKAAPIANKQVGTITADLPAAGGPSGESPLGDVIADAQLEATKSNNAVIAMTNPGGIRADLTYKSSSAGEGDGVVTYGEAFTVQPFSNIMQTITLTGANLKNVLEQQWGQSGGTKILQISKSLHYTYSAGAPVGSRVSNITVNGTPVDPAAKYRVSVNNFLAAGGDGFTEFKKGTDLAGGPVDLDAFIAYLGAHPGIAPPPADRITATP comes from the coding sequence ATGAAGCTCTTCACCCGGCTCGCGGCCACCGCCGCGGCCGCATTGGCCACCGTGGCCGTCACGAGCGCGCCCGCCGAGGCCGCACAGACCACCGACGTCCGGATCATCGCGTTCAACGACCTGCACGGGAACCTCGAACCGCCGTCCGGCTCCAGCGGGCGGATCACGCTGCCGGACGGGTCCAAGGTGGACGCGGGCGGCGCGGCCTACCTCGCGACGCACGTCAAACAGCTCGAGGCGCAGGTGCGCAACTCGATGGTGCTGTCCTCGGGCGACAACATCGGCGCGTCGCCGGTGATCTCGGCGCTGTTCCACGACGAACCGACCATGGACTTCCTCAACGAACTCGGCGTCAAGGCGTCCGTGGTGGGCAACCACGAGTTCGACGAGGGCTACCAGGAACTGCTGCGCATGCAGTTCGGCGGCTGCAACAAGACCGACGGCTGCCAGTTCCGCAAGAGCTACGACGGCGCGCGCTTCCCGCTGCTCGGGTCCAATGTGTACTTCGACAACGGGCTGCCCGCGCTGCTGCCGTTCAGCATCCAGTACTCCGGCGGCGTCCCGATCGGCGTCATCGGCGCGACGCTCAAGGACCTGCCGTCGGTCGTGACGCCGGAAGCCATCAAGGGCCTCAAGTTCGGCGACGAGGTCGAGGCGATCAACCGCACCGCGAACATCCTCGACCGGCTCGGTGTGAAGGCCCAGGTCGTGCTGCTGCACCAGGGTGACGAAGCGCTGCCCGGCGCGGGTCCGAACGACTGCAAGGTCCAGCCGGACGGCGCCGCCGCGACCATCGCGAAGAACGTGACCCCGAAGGTCGACGCGATCTTCACCGCGCACAGCCACCAGCAGTACAACTGCGTCGTCAACGATCCGGCGGGCCAGCCGCGTCCGGTGATCCAGGGCGCGTCGTTCGGCCGGCTGCTTTCGGTGGTGGACCTGAAGATCGACCGCCGCACGCGCGACGTGGTCCGCTCGCAGACCAAGGCGCACAACGAGATCGTCACCCGCGACGTCACGCCGGACCCGGCCGTGACGAAGCTCGTCGACGAGGCCAAGACGAAGGCCGCGCCGATCGCGAACAAGCAGGTCGGCACCATCACCGCGGACCTGCCCGCGGCGGGCGGGCCGTCCGGCGAATCGCCGCTCGGCGACGTGATCGCCGACGCGCAACTCGAGGCGACCAAGTCCAACAACGCGGTGATCGCGATGACGAACCCGGGCGGCATCCGCGCTGACCTGACGTACAAATCGTCGTCGGCCGGCGAAGGCGACGGAGTCGTCACCTACGGCGAGGCGTTCACCGTGCAGCCGTTCTCGAACATCATGCAGACGATCACGCTCACCGGCGCGAACCTGAAGAACGTGCTGGAACAGCAGTGGGGCCAGTCCGGCGGCACCAAGATCCTGCAGATCTCGAAGTCGCTGCACTACACGTACTCGGCGGGGGCCCCGGTCGGCTCGCGGGTTTCGAACATCACGGTCAACGGCACGCCGGTCGACCCGGCGGCCAAGTACCGCGTGTCGGTGAACAACTTCCTCGCCGCGGGCGGGGACGGGTTCACCGAGTTCAAGAAGGGCACCGACCTGGCGGGCGGGCCGGTGGACCTGGACGCGTTCATCGCCTACCTCGGCGCGCATCCGGGCATCGCTCCGCCGCCCGCGGACCGGATCACCGCGACTCCGTAA